A portion of the Paucilactobacillus hokkaidonensis JCM 18461 genome contains these proteins:
- the rimP gene encoding ribosome maturation factor RimP, translated as MSSVVETVTQLVMPILTNKGFELYDLEFVKEGQGWYLRVYIDKPAGITIEECASVSDELSEKLDEMDPDPIPQAYFLEVSSPGAERPLKRPTDYEQALNKYVNVSLYQAINGTKIFEGTLTQLSDTELTLDYLDKTRHKTIVIPRDKIAKARLAIKF; from the coding sequence GTGAGCAGTGTGGTGGAAACCGTAACACAACTGGTTATGCCAATCTTAACTAACAAAGGTTTCGAGTTATATGATTTGGAATTTGTCAAAGAAGGGCAAGGCTGGTATTTGCGCGTTTATATTGATAAGCCAGCTGGCATTACAATCGAAGAATGCGCATCAGTAAGCGATGAACTAAGCGAAAAATTGGACGAGATGGATCCTGATCCTATTCCACAGGCGTACTTTTTAGAAGTTTCTTCGCCAGGAGCGGAGCGACCATTAAAACGACCAACAGATTATGAACAAGCGTTAAATAAGTACGTGAATGTTTCATTATACCAAGCAATTAATGGAACTAAGATATTCGAAGGGACTTTAACTCAGTTAAGTGACACTGAATTGACATTGGATTATTTGGATAAGACGCGGCATAAAACTATTGTTATTCCCAGGGATAAAATTGCAAAGGCTAGATTGGCTATTAAATTTTAA
- the infB gene encoding translation initiation factor IF-2: MGKERIYELAKELNVASKDIVTIAKKQGIEVKNHMSSVDENQAKTLRNAIKGGSKKTADKSDSVKPAATKPASAPTTAKKTVQKSSAPVHQSRNTSNHNTTQSASNNHSAQTHTSAAHTKTAHTNAAHTTTNSNNRPHTNSARSTNSNNQHSSSNQQHSKQQHTSRPAQTQSNRQTTSAQHHDNRSSSQTGSNQQHNRPSNNTNQHRPASGGQTGSNHQPSQRSNNTTGQRPNNNHRGGGRFGGSLNNNQGRYNKNNNRFKKNKKKNKNQRIKETNNQPAPTRKERPLPETLVYSEGMNAQDLGKILHREPAEIVKKLFMLGVMVNQNQSLDKDTIEILAADYGINAEAKVEVDVADIDKFFDDEQSNQENATPRPPVVTVMGHVDHGKTTLLDKLRHTHVTAGEAGGITQAIGAYQVKYNEKLITFLDTPGHAAFTEMRARGANITDITVLVVAADDGVMPQTIEAINHAKAAETPIIVAVNKIDKPGANPNHVIEQLTEYGLVPENWGGDTIFVEISAKFGKNLDELLDMILLQAEVMELKANSDQHAAGSVIEARLDQGKGPVATLLVQQGTMHVGDPVVVGNTYGRVRTMTNELGRRIKDATPSTPVEITGLNDVPEAGDRFIVFEDEKTARAAGEERAKRALVAERSNTNHITLDNLFDSLKEGEMKSVPIIIKADVQGSVEALAQSLKKIKVDGVRVDIIHTAVGAINESDVTLAEASNAIIIGFNVRPTPQAKSQADSGDVDIRLHRVIYNAIDEVEAAMKGMLEPVYKEEVTGEVEVRELYKASKVGTIVGGVVTTGKINRDASVRLIRDGVVIYEGKLGSLKRFKDDVKEVKSGFELGLTIENFNDVKVNDVIEAYIMKEIPVE, translated from the coding sequence ATGGGGAAAGAACGAATTTATGAATTAGCGAAAGAACTCAACGTTGCCAGCAAAGATATCGTTACAATTGCCAAAAAACAAGGCATCGAAGTCAAAAACCATATGTCATCAGTTGATGAAAATCAAGCAAAAACATTAAGAAATGCTATTAAGGGTGGCAGTAAAAAAACTGCTGATAAGTCAGATAGCGTGAAACCAGCTGCTACTAAACCAGCTAGTGCACCAACTACTGCTAAAAAGACGGTTCAAAAGAGTAGTGCTCCGGTTCATCAAAGTAGAAATACTTCGAATCATAATACTACTCAAAGTGCCTCGAATAATCACAGTGCACAAACGCATACTAGCGCAGCACACACTAAGACTGCACATACCAATGCGGCGCATACGACTACCAACTCAAACAACCGACCACATACTAATAGTGCTCGGTCAACAAATAGTAATAACCAACATTCAAGTTCAAATCAACAACATTCAAAGCAACAACATACAAGTCGTCCTGCGCAGACACAATCAAATCGTCAAACAACATCTGCACAGCATCATGACAATCGTTCGAGTTCTCAAACTGGCTCGAATCAGCAACATAATCGACCAAGTAACAATACTAATCAACATCGTCCAGCTAGTGGCGGGCAAACAGGCAGCAACCACCAACCAAGTCAGCGTAGCAATAATACGACTGGTCAACGTCCCAACAATAATCATCGTGGTGGTGGACGATTTGGTGGTAGTTTAAACAATAACCAAGGTCGTTATAATAAAAATAATAATCGTTTCAAGAAAAACAAAAAGAAAAATAAGAATCAACGAATTAAAGAAACTAATAATCAACCTGCTCCAACTAGAAAAGAACGACCATTGCCAGAAACATTGGTATATTCTGAAGGAATGAACGCACAAGATTTGGGTAAAATTTTGCATCGTGAACCAGCAGAAATCGTTAAGAAGTTATTTATGCTAGGTGTAATGGTTAATCAAAACCAATCCTTGGATAAAGACACAATTGAAATTTTAGCAGCTGATTATGGTATTAATGCCGAGGCTAAGGTTGAAGTTGATGTGGCAGATATTGACAAGTTCTTTGATGATGAACAAAGTAATCAAGAAAATGCAACACCACGTCCTCCAGTTGTGACCGTTATGGGTCATGTCGATCATGGGAAGACAACCTTGCTAGACAAACTTCGTCATACACATGTGACTGCGGGTGAAGCAGGTGGAATTACACAGGCAATTGGTGCTTATCAGGTTAAGTATAATGAAAAGCTGATTACATTCTTAGATACTCCCGGACATGCTGCGTTTACAGAAATGCGTGCTCGTGGGGCTAACATTACTGATATCACTGTTTTAGTGGTTGCAGCGGATGATGGTGTGATGCCACAAACAATTGAAGCTATTAATCATGCGAAGGCTGCTGAAACACCAATTATTGTGGCCGTTAACAAGATTGATAAGCCGGGTGCTAATCCAAATCATGTGATTGAACAATTGACTGAGTATGGTTTGGTTCCTGAAAACTGGGGTGGTGACACGATTTTTGTTGAAATCTCAGCTAAATTCGGTAAAAATCTGGATGAACTGCTTGATATGATTTTGCTGCAAGCAGAAGTAATGGAATTAAAGGCTAATTCTGATCAGCATGCAGCTGGATCCGTGATTGAAGCTCGATTAGATCAAGGTAAAGGACCAGTGGCAACACTTTTGGTTCAACAAGGGACTATGCATGTTGGTGATCCTGTGGTTGTCGGTAATACTTATGGTCGTGTACGGACAATGACTAATGAGTTAGGTCGTCGTATTAAAGATGCTACACCTTCTACTCCAGTTGAAATTACTGGTTTGAATGATGTTCCAGAAGCTGGGGATCGATTCATTGTCTTTGAAGATGAAAAAACAGCCCGTGCAGCTGGTGAAGAACGTGCTAAGCGTGCTTTAGTGGCTGAACGTTCTAATACTAACCATATTACGTTGGATAACCTGTTTGATTCTCTTAAAGAAGGAGAAATGAAGTCAGTTCCGATTATTATTAAGGCCGATGTACAAGGATCCGTTGAGGCGCTTGCGCAAAGCTTAAAGAAAATCAAGGTTGATGGTGTTCGAGTTGATATCATTCATACAGCTGTGGGTGCAATTAATGAAAGTGATGTTACTTTGGCAGAAGCATCTAATGCCATTATCATTGGGTTTAACGTGCGACCAACACCACAGGCTAAGTCACAGGCCGATAGTGGTGATGTGGATATTCGCTTACACCGGGTTATCTACAATGCAATCGATGAAGTAGAAGCAGCCATGAAGGGAATGCTTGAACCAGTTTATAAGGAAGAAGTAACTGGTGAAGTTGAAGTTCGTGAATTGTATAAAGCTTCTAAAGTCGGGACCATTGTTGGTGGAGTTGTTACTACTGGTAAAATCAATCGTGATGCTAGCGTCCGTTTAATTCGTGATGGCGTTGTTATTTATGAAGGTAAACTAGGTAGTTTGAAACGATTCAAAGATGATGTCAAGGAAGTTAAGTCTGGATTTGAACTGGGTCTTACAATTGAAAACTTCAATGATGTTAAGGTAAACGATGTTATTGAAGCATATATAATGAAAGAAATTCCAGTCGAATAA
- the dnaK gene encoding molecular chaperone DnaK has product MASNKIIGIDLGTTNSAVAVMEGKDPKIITNPEGSRTTPSVVSFKDGETQVGEVAKRQAITNPNTIVSIKSHMGDANYTVEVEGKKYTPQEISAMILQYLKKYAEDYLGDEVTQAVITVPAYFNDAQRQATKDAGKIAGLDVKRIINEPTASSLAYGLDKKDKDEKVLVYDLGGGTFDVSILELGDGVFQVLSTNGDTHLGGDDFDKKIIDWLVSEFKKENGVDLAQDKMAMQRLKDAAEKAKKDLSGVNEAQISLPFISAGASGPLHMEKSLTRAQFNQLTVDLVEKTKQPVLNALKDADLSFSDVDEVILNGGSTRIPAVQEMVKDLTGKEPNHSINPDEAVAIGAAVQGGVLTGDVKDVVLLDVTPLSLGIETMGGVFTKLIDRNTTIPTSKSQTFSTAADNQPAVDIHVLQGERPMAADNKTLGNFQLTDIPAAPRGVPQIQVTFDIDKNGIVNVSAKDMGTNKEQKITIKSNSGLSDDEIDRMMKEAKENEEADNQKKEEVDLNNEVDQLLFQVDKTLKDLKGKVSDEEVKKAEDARDALKKAKEDKNVEDMKTKKDELNKIVQDLSVKLYQQAQEAKDGAKGDQATGDDKGKSGDDGKTVDGDFEEVNPDDKKPDDKK; this is encoded by the coding sequence ATGGCAAGCAATAAAATTATCGGAATTGATTTAGGAACAACGAACTCGGCAGTCGCAGTGATGGAAGGTAAAGATCCTAAGATCATTACTAACCCAGAAGGTAGCCGGACAACTCCATCTGTAGTTTCATTTAAAGATGGTGAAACTCAAGTGGGTGAAGTTGCTAAGCGCCAAGCAATTACAAACCCCAATACAATTGTTTCCATTAAGAGTCACATGGGTGACGCTAATTATACGGTTGAAGTTGAGGGTAAAAAATATACACCACAAGAAATTTCAGCAATGATTTTACAATATTTAAAGAAATATGCTGAAGATTATTTAGGCGATGAAGTTACACAAGCGGTTATTACGGTTCCAGCATACTTTAATGACGCTCAACGTCAAGCAACTAAGGATGCTGGTAAAATTGCTGGATTAGACGTTAAACGGATTATCAACGAACCAACTGCGTCATCACTAGCTTATGGTTTAGACAAAAAAGATAAAGATGAAAAAGTACTAGTTTATGACCTTGGTGGTGGAACATTTGATGTTTCAATCCTTGAATTAGGTGATGGTGTGTTCCAAGTACTTTCAACTAATGGTGATACTCATTTAGGTGGGGATGATTTTGATAAGAAAATCATTGACTGGCTTGTTTCTGAATTTAAGAAGGAAAACGGCGTTGATTTAGCTCAAGACAAGATGGCAATGCAACGTTTGAAGGATGCAGCTGAAAAGGCTAAGAAGGATCTTTCTGGCGTCAACGAAGCCCAAATCAGTTTACCATTTATTTCTGCTGGTGCTTCTGGTCCCTTGCACATGGAAAAATCATTAACTCGTGCTCAATTTAATCAATTAACTGTTGATTTAGTTGAAAAGACTAAGCAACCAGTTTTAAACGCTTTAAAAGATGCTGACTTATCATTTAGTGATGTTGATGAAGTTATTTTAAATGGTGGTTCAACTCGGATTCCTGCTGTTCAAGAAATGGTTAAGGATTTGACTGGCAAGGAACCCAACCATTCAATCAACCCAGACGAAGCCGTTGCAATTGGGGCCGCTGTCCAAGGTGGAGTGCTAACTGGTGATGTTAAGGATGTTGTTTTGCTTGATGTTACACCACTTTCTCTTGGTATTGAAACCATGGGTGGGGTCTTCACTAAGTTGATTGATCGTAATACAACGATCCCAACATCTAAGAGTCAGACATTCTCGACTGCTGCTGATAATCAACCAGCTGTTGACATTCATGTCCTTCAAGGTGAACGTCCAATGGCTGCAGACAATAAGACATTAGGTAATTTCCAGTTAACTGATATTCCTGCTGCTCCTCGTGGGGTTCCACAAATCCAAGTTACATTTGATATTGATAAAAATGGTATCGTTAATGTTTCTGCTAAAGATATGGGTACCAATAAGGAACAAAAGATTACAATCAAGAGTAATTCTGGCCTTTCAGACGATGAAATTGATCGAATGATGAAAGAAGCCAAGGAAAACGAAGAAGCTGATAACCAAAAGAAAGAAGAAGTTGACTTAAATAATGAAGTTGACCAACTCTTATTCCAAGTCGATAAGACTTTGAAAGACCTTAAGGGTAAGGTTTCAGATGAAGAAGTTAAGAAGGCTGAAGATGCACGGGATGCATTGAAGAAAGCTAAAGAAGATAAGAACGTCGAAGACATGAAGACAAAGAAAGACGAGCTAAATAAGATCGTTCAAGATTTGTCAGTTAAACTTTACCAACAAGCACAAGAAGCTAAAGACGGCGCAAAGGGCGATCAAGCTACTGGCGACGATAAAGGTAAATCTGGTGATGATGGCAAGACTGTTGATGGTGACTTTGAAGAAGTTAACCCAGATGATAAAAAGCCAGACGATAAAAAATAA
- the rnpM gene encoding RNase P modulator RnpM produces the protein MKQRKIPMRKDIVTGEMQPKKSLVRVVKNKENEVSLDPTGKKPGRGAYVSINVDVARQAKAKKTFDQAFDIKIDDSFYDELIEYVDHQQARRELFDNE, from the coding sequence ATGAAACAGCGTAAGATACCAATGCGCAAAGATATCGTAACCGGTGAGATGCAGCCTAAAAAATCGCTTGTACGGGTCGTAAAAAACAAAGAAAACGAAGTCTCACTTGATCCAACGGGTAAAAAGCCAGGTCGTGGTGCCTATGTTTCAATTAACGTTGATGTTGCTCGGCAAGCTAAGGCCAAGAAAACATTCGACCAAGCGTTTGACATAAAAATTGATGATAGTTTCTACGATGAATTAATTGAGTATGTCGACCATCAGCAAGCACGACGAGAATTATTTGATAATGAATAA
- the truB gene encoding tRNA pseudouridine(55) synthase TruB encodes MDGIIPLFKERGMTSHDCVNQLRKILHTKKIGHSGTLDPNVDGVLPICIGRATKVVEYLMESGKKYEGELYIGQATTTQDLDGDVIETKPLNKPFSDEEIITAMKSLTGTITQIPPMYSAIKVNGRKLYEYARAGETVKRPTRLISVTKFELISTSFDEKSHSQRVRFAVECGKGTYIRTLVVDLAKQLGFPGVMSDLTRTQSGGFELGQTMKLAEIKVAVEQNTIDQKLFPLDYALAKFPVVELSDELWQAVQHGIWLTFDEVASQKPVVALRANDQIKALYQRNEERQCYKPLRMFSIE; translated from the coding sequence ATGGATGGAATTATTCCATTATTTAAAGAACGCGGGATGACAAGTCATGATTGTGTCAATCAGCTGCGTAAAATATTACATACCAAAAAAATTGGCCATTCTGGGACGCTAGATCCTAACGTAGATGGGGTGCTGCCTATTTGCATTGGTAGGGCCACTAAAGTGGTGGAGTATCTGATGGAGTCCGGAAAAAAGTACGAAGGGGAACTCTATATCGGTCAAGCAACGACAACGCAAGATTTAGATGGGGATGTTATTGAAACTAAACCATTAAACAAGCCTTTTTCGGATGAAGAAATTATTACTGCAATGAAAAGCTTGACCGGAACGATTACTCAAATTCCACCAATGTATTCAGCCATTAAAGTCAACGGTCGTAAACTATACGAATATGCTCGGGCCGGTGAAACTGTAAAACGTCCTACAAGATTGATTTCAGTGACTAAATTTGAACTTATATCCACAAGCTTTGATGAAAAAAGCCATAGCCAACGAGTTCGGTTTGCAGTTGAGTGTGGCAAGGGAACGTATATCAGAACATTGGTAGTTGATTTGGCCAAACAACTTGGTTTCCCTGGTGTGATGAGCGATTTAACCCGAACGCAGAGTGGTGGTTTTGAACTTGGCCAAACAATGAAACTAGCGGAAATTAAAGTGGCGGTGGAACAAAATACAATAGATCAAAAATTATTTCCACTGGACTATGCGTTAGCCAAGTTTCCAGTGGTAGAATTGTCGGATGAATTATGGCAGGCAGTTCAACATGGTATTTGGTTAACTTTTGATGAAGTTGCCTCACAAAAACCAGTGGTAGCACTGAGAGCTAATGATCAAATTAAGGCACTTTATCAGCGTAATGAAGAACGACAATGTTACAAGCCGCTAAGAATGTTTTCAATTGAGTAA
- the hrcA gene encoding heat-inducible transcriptional repressor HrcA: MLTQRQKAILQAIVRQYTDTGQPVGSKVLAEILPVKVSSATIRNEMVELEEQGLINKEHSSSGRVPSTTGYRYYVDHLLDQEAVDASDVAIIQNSFGTNFHKIDEIVSQSADILSNLTSYTTFTLKPEQKSIRLSGFRLVPLGNHQVMAILVTDTGEVESQTFAIPPDMNTDELESVIRLINDQLAGLPISEVLQRLQADIPMRVMQYMHSPNGVLDIFDNILSHAASERFFIGGRMNLLGFSHDSDPTVLQALYGLLDKNENLSDFLDPQNDDINVLIGSEISNKLLKDFSLITATYDVDQYGKGIIAVLGPTRMPYSRTIGIVSAFRQELARKLLEYYHHYYDQ; this comes from the coding sequence ATGTTAACACAGCGTCAAAAGGCAATTCTTCAAGCGATTGTACGCCAATATACGGATACTGGTCAACCAGTAGGATCAAAAGTATTAGCTGAAATATTGCCAGTTAAGGTGAGTTCAGCTACGATTCGTAATGAGATGGTGGAGCTAGAAGAGCAGGGCCTAATCAACAAAGAACATTCGTCTTCTGGCCGTGTCCCATCAACGACTGGATATCGTTACTATGTCGATCATTTATTAGATCAAGAAGCAGTTGATGCTAGTGATGTGGCAATAATTCAAAATTCATTTGGTACCAATTTCCATAAAATTGATGAGATTGTGTCACAGTCGGCTGATATTTTGTCCAACCTAACTTCATATACTACGTTTACTTTGAAACCAGAACAAAAGAGCATTCGGTTAAGTGGTTTTAGGCTGGTACCACTTGGTAATCACCAAGTAATGGCAATTTTAGTGACTGATACTGGTGAAGTAGAAAGTCAGACATTTGCGATTCCACCGGATATGAATACGGATGAGCTAGAATCAGTTATTCGATTGATTAACGATCAGCTGGCTGGATTGCCGATTAGTGAGGTGTTGCAACGGCTGCAGGCGGATATTCCAATGCGGGTAATGCAATATATGCATAGTCCCAATGGGGTGTTAGATATTTTCGACAATATTTTATCCCATGCAGCGTCGGAGCGATTCTTTATTGGTGGCAGAATGAACTTACTAGGTTTCTCACATGATAGTGATCCGACTGTGTTGCAGGCATTATACGGTTTGTTGGATAAAAACGAGAATCTATCTGATTTCTTGGATCCGCAAAATGACGATATTAATGTCCTGATTGGTAGTGAAATTTCTAATAAGCTGTTAAAAGATTTTAGTTTAATCACTGCCACCTATGATGTTGATCAATATGGTAAGGGGATCATTGCTGTGTTAGGACCAACGCGAATGCCATATTCACGCACCATTGGAATTGTGAGTGCTTTTCGCCAAGAATTAGCGCGAAAATTACTTGAATATTATCACCATTACTATGACCAATAG
- the rbfA gene encoding 30S ribosome-binding factor RbfA translates to MPDKHYRVGRLSQEIQREVDDILLKRVRDPRVQGITVTGVDLTGDLQQATIYYSLLSDKASDGQKAQTGLDKATGLIRSELGSRLNIFKTPELTFERDKSVQYASRIDELLHDLNKKE, encoded by the coding sequence ATGCCTGATAAACATTATCGTGTTGGCCGATTAAGCCAGGAAATTCAACGTGAAGTTGACGATATTTTATTGAAACGGGTTCGCGATCCACGAGTGCAAGGAATCACAGTTACTGGCGTTGATTTAACCGGTGACTTACAACAGGCTACTATTTATTATAGTTTGTTGTCTGATAAAGCATCGGATGGACAAAAAGCGCAAACAGGATTAGACAAGGCCACTGGCTTGATCCGTAGTGAGCTTGGTTCCAGGTTAAATATCTTTAAGACACCTGAATTGACGTTTGAACGTGATAAATCAGTTCAATATGCTTCACGAATTGACGAACTGTTACATGATTTAAATAAAAAAGAATAG
- a CDS encoding L7Ae/L30e/S12e/Gadd45 family ribosomal protein: MNNNQAILNLLGIARRAGELSSGEETVLKAIRNQDAKFVFIAQDTGESSSKKFQDKCQFYHIEYDKTFNKQQLNQATGQKRTVYAVTQLGFARKFKELLNM, from the coding sequence ATGAATAATAATCAAGCAATTCTAAACCTGCTAGGAATTGCCAGACGCGCTGGGGAATTATCTTCCGGCGAAGAAACTGTTTTGAAAGCAATCCGAAATCAAGATGCCAAATTTGTTTTTATTGCACAAGACACTGGCGAGTCAAGTAGTAAAAAATTTCAAGATAAATGTCAGTTCTATCACATTGAATATGATAAAACATTTAACAAACAGCAACTTAATCAGGCAACAGGTCAAAAAAGAACTGTTTATGCAGTGACTCAATTGGGCTTTGCACGTAAATTTAAGGAGTTGCTGAACATGTAA
- the nusA gene encoding transcription termination factor NusA — MNKELVEALDALEKEKGIKKEVVVDALEAALVSAYKRNYGQAQNVEVDFDDKKGNIKIYAVKKVVEEVEDAQLEVSLEEAVKINRGYELDDEIRFEVTPQNFGRIAAQTAKQVIMQRVREAERGVIYEQYSQYENEIVTGEVERQDSRFTYISLGNGNVEAVMSSQDQMPNENYKIHDRIQVFVTKVENSTKGPQVFVSRTAPELLKRLFEKEVPEIYDGVVEIVSIAREAGDRAKIAVRSNDPNIDAVGTCVGPRGQRVQVIVNELGGENMDIVEWVDDPAQYIANALNPAEVLDVIFDEENERACTVIVPDYQLSLAIGKRGQNARLAARLTNFKIDIKPESEISDNQSADGQDAATDEEVEPQTTDTEDDE; from the coding sequence ATGAACAAAGAATTAGTCGAGGCTCTTGATGCCTTAGAAAAAGAGAAAGGTATCAAGAAAGAGGTTGTTGTTGATGCTCTTGAAGCGGCATTAGTTTCAGCCTATAAGCGTAACTATGGCCAGGCACAAAATGTTGAAGTCGATTTTGATGACAAAAAGGGCAACATCAAAATTTATGCTGTAAAAAAAGTAGTTGAAGAAGTTGAAGATGCCCAGCTTGAAGTGAGTCTTGAAGAAGCAGTCAAGATTAATCGTGGTTATGAATTAGATGATGAAATTCGGTTTGAAGTGACGCCACAAAACTTCGGGCGTATTGCGGCTCAGACAGCTAAACAAGTTATCATGCAACGAGTTCGTGAAGCAGAGCGTGGTGTGATTTATGAACAATACAGTCAATATGAAAATGAAATTGTTACGGGCGAGGTTGAACGGCAAGACAGTCGTTTCACATATATCAGCTTGGGCAATGGTAATGTAGAAGCTGTAATGAGTAGCCAGGACCAAATGCCAAACGAAAATTACAAAATCCATGATCGAATTCAAGTATTTGTGACTAAGGTTGAAAATAGTACTAAAGGACCACAAGTTTTTGTTAGTCGGACGGCACCAGAGTTACTGAAGCGCTTATTTGAAAAAGAAGTGCCTGAGATTTACGATGGAGTTGTTGAAATTGTTTCGATTGCACGTGAAGCTGGCGATCGTGCTAAAATTGCTGTAAGGTCTAATGACCCTAACATTGATGCCGTTGGTACTTGTGTTGGTCCTCGTGGACAGCGTGTTCAAGTAATCGTCAATGAATTAGGTGGCGAAAACATGGACATTGTTGAATGGGTCGATGATCCAGCTCAATATATTGCTAATGCGTTGAATCCAGCAGAAGTGTTAGATGTTATTTTTGATGAAGAAAACGAACGAGCATGTACGGTGATTGTTCCAGATTATCAACTATCATTAGCAATTGGTAAACGTGGACAAAACGCACGACTTGCGGCTCGGTTGACAAATTTCAAAATTGATATTAAACCTGAGTCAGAAATTAGTGATAATCAATCTGCAGATGGACAAGATGCAGCAACTGATGAAGAAGTTGAACCACAAACAACTGATACTGAAGATGACGAGTAG
- the grpE gene encoding nucleotide exchange factor GrpE → MAEKQADETKLDPTSEPKQTDQKQTEATKDQKQPTKKAAKKASKDKVAQLSEQLADLQKQVDASQDKYLRAEAEIQNMTARFKKEQAQLMKYDGQSLAKGILPVMDNLKRALEIEVQDESGVQLKKGIQMVHDHLQEALTSNSVTEIESLGQKFDPTLHQAVQTVAAQDDQKPDTVVQVLQAGYQLKDRVLRPAMVVVAQ, encoded by the coding sequence ATGGCTGAGAAACAGGCTGATGAAACAAAATTAGATCCTACTAGCGAACCAAAGCAAACGGATCAAAAGCAAACGGAAGCAACAAAAGATCAAAAACAACCAACTAAAAAAGCAGCTAAAAAGGCCAGTAAAGATAAAGTAGCCCAATTAAGTGAGCAATTGGCTGATTTACAAAAGCAGGTTGATGCATCACAAGACAAATATTTACGAGCCGAGGCTGAAATTCAAAATATGACTGCTCGGTTTAAAAAAGAGCAAGCTCAGTTAATGAAATATGACGGCCAATCCTTGGCCAAGGGTATTTTACCAGTGATGGATAATTTAAAACGTGCGCTTGAAATTGAAGTTCAAGATGAGAGCGGTGTTCAACTCAAAAAAGGAATTCAAATGGTCCATGATCATTTGCAAGAAGCCTTAACAAGTAATTCGGTCACTGAAATTGAATCACTCGGGCAAAAATTTGATCCGACCTTACACCAAGCAGTGCAAACTGTTGCGGCGCAAGATGATCAAAAGCCTGATACAGTTGTACAAGTACTCCAGGCGGGGTATCAACTAAAAGATCGCGTCTTACGACCAGCAATGGTTGTTGTCGCACAATAA
- the ribF gene encoding riboflavin biosynthesis protein RibF, translated as MQIIQIRHPFNPEQIPADEVVLVMGFFDGVHRGHQAVIERAKKIAQQRKLPLAVLTYDHHPAIVYQSSKTPVTYLSPLQRKLDLLKQLDVDLVYVVSFTSALSALKPQEFVDQYIVGFHAQVAVAGFDHTYGPKEIATMAKLPDYASGRFEVETVEPQLQMDQKISSTHIRQLLDAGEIDKTNQLLGYQYLTSGLVVHGEARGRTLGFPTANIQWPIEERMPSVGVYVVMLKIGEQWYRGMASIGFNITFGDQRPKTLEIYLLDFDQAIYGENVSVKWIKRLRDEVKYTTAQALVEQLKQDEIDTRNVFNNLAATYSLE; from the coding sequence ATGCAAATTATTCAGATAAGGCATCCATTTAATCCTGAACAAATTCCTGCAGATGAAGTAGTTTTAGTCATGGGCTTTTTTGATGGAGTTCATAGAGGCCATCAGGCAGTAATTGAACGTGCTAAAAAGATTGCTCAGCAGCGAAAATTGCCTTTAGCTGTATTAACGTATGATCATCATCCAGCCATTGTATATCAAAGTAGCAAGACTCCTGTGACCTATTTATCACCATTGCAGCGAAAATTGGACTTGTTAAAGCAATTAGATGTCGATCTTGTTTATGTAGTGAGCTTTACTTCTGCACTTTCCGCGTTGAAACCCCAGGAGTTTGTGGATCAATATATTGTTGGTTTTCATGCACAAGTGGCGGTAGCTGGTTTTGATCATACTTATGGGCCTAAAGAGATCGCCACAATGGCAAAATTACCAGATTATGCTAGTGGTCGGTTTGAAGTTGAAACGGTGGAACCACAGTTACAAATGGACCAAAAAATTAGTTCTACTCATATTCGCCAATTATTAGATGCGGGCGAAATTGATAAAACTAATCAATTGTTAGGTTATCAATATTTAACGAGTGGATTAGTAGTCCATGGCGAAGCTCGTGGGCGCACATTAGGTTTTCCAACGGCTAATATCCAATGGCCAATTGAAGAACGAATGCCCAGTGTCGGTGTTTATGTAGTAATGCTGAAAATTGGTGAGCAATGGTACCGCGGAATGGCATCAATTGGGTTCAACATTACGTTTGGAGATCAACGGCCTAAGACGCTAGAAATTTACTTACTTGATTTTGATCAAGCAATCTATGGCGAAAATGTCAGTGTCAAATGGATCAAGCGATTACGTGATGAAGTTAAATACACGACTGCCCAAGCATTGGTTGAACAGTTGAAGCAAGATGAAATTGATACTCGAAATGTGTTTAATAATTTAGCGGCAACTTATTCACTAGAGTAA